One genomic segment of Ricinus communis isolate WT05 ecotype wild-type chromosome 5, ASM1957865v1, whole genome shotgun sequence includes these proteins:
- the LOC8272115 gene encoding vacuolar-processing enzyme precursor (The RefSeq protein has 4 substitutions compared to this genomic sequence) produces the protein METHKSLLFFTNYVLFLVFTLSFLPIPGLLASRLNPFEPGILMPTEEAEPVQVDDDDQLGTRWAVLVAGSMGFGNYRHQADVCHAYQLLRKGGLKEENIIVFMYDDIAKNELNPRPGVIINHPQGEDVYAGVPKDYTGEHVTAKNLYAVLLGDKSAVQGGSGKVVDSKPNDRIFLYYSDHGGPGVLGMPNLPYLYAMDFIEVLKKKHAAGGYKKMVIYVEACESGSIFEGIMPKDVDIYVTTASNAQESSWGTYCPGMEPSPPPEFTTCLGDLYSVAWMEDSESHNLKKETVKQQYSSVKARTSNYNTYAAGSHVMQYGNQSIKADKLYLFQGFDPASVNFPPNNAHLNAPMEVVNQRDAELHFMWQLYKRSENGSEKKKEILQQIKDAIKHRSHLDSSMQLIGDLLFGPKKASAILKSVREPGSPLVDDWGCLKSMVRVFETCCGSLTQYGMKHMRTFANICNAGVSHTSMEEACNAACSGHDAGQWHPTNQGYSA, from the exons TGCCTACTGAAGAAGCTGAACCTGTACaagttgatgatgatgatcaaCTTGGTACGAGATGGGCCGTTCTTGTTGCTGGTTCAATGGGTTTTGGAAATTACAGGCATCAG GCTGATGTTTGCCATGCGTATCAATTGCTAAGGAAAGGTGGGTTAAAAGAAGACAACATAATAGTATTTATGTACGATGATATAGCAAAGAATGAGTTAAACCCGAGGCCTGGGGTTATTATCAACCATCCTCAAGGAGAAGATGTATACGCTGGTGTACCTAag GACTACACGGGGGAGCATGTCACTGCCAAGAATCTGTATGCAGTATTACTTGGTGACAAGAGTGCTGTCCAGGGTGGAAGTGGCAAAGTTGTGGATAGCAAGCCCAATGATAGGATTTTCTTGTACTATTCTGACCATGGTGGTCCTGGAGTTCTCG GGATGCCAAATCTGCCGTATTTGTATGCAATGGATTTTATTGaggttttgaagaagaaacatGCAGCTGGGGGCTACAAAAAAATG GTTATATATGTAGAAGCTTGTGAGAGTGGGAGTATTTTCGAAGGGATCATGCCGAAAGATGTGGACATTTATGTCACCACAGCATCAAATGCACAAGAGAGCAGCTGGGGAACTTATTGTCCAGGGATGGAGCCTTCTCCTCCCCCAGAATTCACCACTTGTTTGGGGGATTTATACAGTGTTGCCTGGATGGAGGACAG CGAGTCGCACAATCTGAAGAAAGAAACAGTAAAGCAACAATATAGCTCG GTAAAGGCTAGGACATCTAATTACAACACATATGCTGCTGGATCTCATGTTATGCAATATGGCAACCAAAGCATCAAAGCAGATAAGCTCTATTTGTTCCAAGGTTTTGACCCTGCAAGTGTGAACTTCCCTCCAAATAATGCCCATCTAAATGCACCTATGGAAGTTGTTAACCAAAGAGATGCAGAGCTTCACTTTATGTGGCAGCTG TACAAGAGATCAGAAAATGGGTCGgaggagaagaaagaaatccTTCAGCAGATAAAAGATGCAATAAAGCGTAGGAGCCATTTAGATAGTAGCATGCAATTAATTGGAGATCTGTTGTTTGGACCCAAAAAAGCTTCTGCCATTCTTAAATCTGTCAGAGAACCTGGGTCGCCTCTCGTAGATGACTGGGGCTGCTTAAAATCAATG GTTCGTGTATTTGAAACATACTGTGGTTCGTTGACACAGTATGGCATGAAACACATGCGTACATTTGCCAATATCTGCAATGCAGGGGTGTCCCACACCTCGATGGAAGAAGCTTGTAATGCTGCGTGCAGCGGCCATGATGCAGGGCAATGGCATCCTACAAATCAAGGTTATAGTGCTTGA
- the LOC8272114 gene encoding auxin-responsive protein SAUR36, translating to LRKDRILISRSQDKKQLLNSFLQIIIIILTMRFRGFRLGRRVLRVFKRITRRRRKPRLLSLKYHLTGSFNPISKIMTLARKLQSPNRDYILLGQAKPVSEVPKGHLAVYVGESNDETRREVVPVIYFNHPLFGELLKDAERVYGYNHPGGIKIPCGYSEFEKIKMRIAAWDNCNRNSWTQQKQW from the coding sequence TTACGGAAAGATAGGATTTTGATCAGCAGAAGCCAAGACAAGAAGCAGCTATTAAACTCATTTCtccaaattattattattattcttaccATGAGATTTAGAGGCTTTAGACTGGGTCGGAGAGTTCTCAGAGTCTTTAAACGGATAACCCGACGCCGTAGAAAACCCCGTTTACTGTCATTAAAGTACCATTTAACCGGGTCATTTAATCCAATCTCCAAAATCATGACTTTAGCTCGTAAGTTACAAAGTCCGAACAGGGATTATATCCTGTTGGGTCAGGCTAAACCGGTGTCAGAGGTGCCGAAGGGACACTTGGCGGTCTATGTTGGCGAGTCGAATGATGAAACGCGGCGGGAGGTGGTGCCTGTGATATACTTTAATCACCCGCTGTTTGGGGAGCTATTGAAGGATGCGGAGCGGGTATATGGGTATAATCATCCCGGTGGGATAAAGATACCGTGCGGGTATTcggagtttgagaaaataaagatgagAATTGCGGCCTGGGATAATTGTAACAGAAATAGCTGGACGCAACAGAAGCAATGGTGA